In Vespula vulgaris chromosome 10, iyVesVulg1.1, whole genome shotgun sequence, the following are encoded in one genomic region:
- the LOC127066626 gene encoding serine-rich adhesin for platelets-like isoform X1 has product MIVSTILSSVTAFHRRHSHDVGRNAELKMETEVRTLKEELAHTQETLKAATKRCRDLVRELDNRTAIYESERTLRDQQLSRILRALLILQARLKQEQKSIRQVLCEKDNVIRNQQLEIARLRRYTKNYIKSKREQILGRTSSIKVNIGPNVDKSSSLEKTEKLENEIDSRQDDDDLSKEIENLKCEIITKLDSSEVIPVALENLDRGIKKTYSFAGSDVSKTSMTSSENTDASIVTTTTEGSPSLISTEGFCEGESTDVSPGSTLNKSNRCTPTTVTDSENETTMIFDEDNNELDDDEGEDEDEEYNENINDDNERETLLVGEVAFNSTKRKSCLGRSKSQKGSTKGSIVGTNIIRTESKDDGMDCNFVSEDEEKEQEPIYVNSCNENNAKNLEHSNGRVVPEICQNYTNNNNDTSIEVETTDEQNTEETSGNWYSDPDEDKTNDDVFRHTSYRSNSNHNSVLECVNQILLRDMEDEDRVLSVPRRFKHRGRTVRFQPARLSDIESVGSEMERKNSEEGLMEKETLSGDFSDQRSMNVASFEATASEDEYGMRITHPVDPNEVVNSTVESVLEDDPEEPKVIPIVIIEPKVEPEEIKNSGLASSTQKPKIPIQSVSPPLRMERIEEKTCLQMSTKRLTIAKNLDYEDIESLPEVILPSPKTPPALPPKPQFRNNTLILKKIPSPSFLIDETRKKLSEVSSVAHGKKIFTLIGSPIESSSTIAKTSVKNLNFDETATKNVANNEDGNFWKNRFNNVRSSFQSRHSNEKNVVHRSRKIPRVTNIVRHFEEFKIGGENEERSKERSKPKERYVRTEFGQEFDIRQNFEEFNLDECDLSDDPNRPEADGSERLSNNHLVVPVSQNETNNALTKDNNNHPTTATNNANTGYDNFLEATGLSNKSILTPSRLLSNHKSMLKPKDVKYKNKIKATAILEKHNASTSNTTTTTMSTTTTTTTTTTTTTATATTSTSMSTTTTSTTTTTTTTHVRHWTGPFV; this is encoded by the exons ATGGAAACCGAAGTTCGAACGTTAAAGGAAGAGTTAGCACATACTCAAGAAACGTTAAAAGCTGCGACGAAAAGATGTCGAGATTTGGTGAGAGAATTGGACAATCGTACCGCAATATACGAATCCGAAAGGACGTTAAGGGATCAACAGTTATCACGGATTTTACGTGCACTGTTGATCCTACAAGCTCGACTGAAGCAAGAACAAAAGTCGATTAGACAGGTATTATGTGAAAAGGATAACGTTATTAGGAATCAACAATTGGAAATCGCTAGGCTAAGACGTTACaccaaaaattatatcaaatctAAGCGTGAGCAGATATTAGGGAGGACATCGAGTATAAAGGTCAACATTGGTCCTAACGTTGATAAGAGTTCTTCGTTGGAGAAGACTGAAAAACTCGAG AATGAAATCGACTCGAGACAAGACGACGATGATCTCAGTAAAGAGATCGAGAATCTCAAGTGTGAAATTATCACGAAACTCGATTCTTCCGAGGTAATACCAGTAGCTTTGGAGAACTTGGATCGTGGGATCAAGAAGACATATAGTTTTGCGGGTAGCGACGTTTCGAAGACGAGTATGACGAGTAGCGAAAATACAGATGCATCTATCGTTACCACCACTACGGAGGGTAGTCCATCGTTGATTAGTACGGAAGGATTTTGCGAGGGTGAGAGTACGGATGTATCACCGGGTTCGACCTTGAACAAATCGAACAGGTGTACACCAACAACAGTAACGGATAGTGAAAACGAGACGACTATGATATTCGATGAGGATAACAACGAGTTGGATGACGACGAGGgggaagacgaagacgaggaaTATAACGAGAATATCAATGAtgataacgagagagaaacattaTTGGTCGGTGAGGTTGCATTTAATTCGACGAAGAGGAAAAGTTGTTTAGGTAGATCGAAATCTCAAAAAGGTTCGACGAAAGGCTCGATAGTTGGTACGAATATTATAAGAACGGAAAGTAAGGACGACGGTATGGATTGTAATTTTGTCTCggaggacgaggagaaggAACAAGAACCGATATACGTTAATTCCTGCAACGAGAACAATGCGAAAAATTTGGAACATTCGAATGGGAGAGTCGTGCCCGAAATTTGTCAGAATTATaccaataacaataacgatac TTCGATCGAAGTCGAGACGACGGATGAACAGAATACGGAAGAGACTAGTGGTAATTGGTATAGCGATCCTGACGAAGATAAAACTAATGACGACGTATTCAGGCATACTTCATATCGGTCGAATAGTAATCATAATTCCGTCCTTGAATGTGTCAATCAAATACTTTTGAGGGATATGGAAGACGAGGATCGTGTTCTTTCGGTACCGAGGAGATTTAAACACAGAGGTAGGACAGTGAGGTTTCAACCGGCCAGATTATCGGATATCGAATCGGTTGGTTCAgaaatggaaaggaaaaattcTGAAGAAGGTTTGATGGAAAAGGAGACTCTCAGTGGTGATTTTAGCGATCAAAGATCGATGAACGTTGCCAGTTTCGAGGCCACAGCTTCCGAGGACGAATATGGCATGAGAATAACTCATCCGGTTGATCCGAACGAAGTGGTCAATTCTACCGTAGAATCTGTTCTCGAGGATGACCCTGAAGAACCAAAAGTTATACCGATCGTAATTATAGAGCCAAAGGTCGAAccagaagaaataaaaaattcaggTCTTGCCTCGTCAACGCAGAAGCCAAAAATACCTATCCAATCGGTTAGTCCACCGCTTAGAATGGAAAGAATCGAAGAGAAGACGTGTTTGCAGATGTCGACGAAACGTTTGACCATAGCTAAGAATCTTGATTACGAGGACATCGAGTCCTTGCCAGAAGTTATATTGCCATCGCCTAAAACTCCACCGGCGTTACCACCGAAGCCACAGTTTCGAAATAATACCttgatattaaagaaaataccaAGCCCGTCGTTTTTGATTGACGAAACAAGGAAGAAATTGTCAGAGGTGAGCTCCGTTGCACATGGAAAAAAGATCTTCACTCTCATCGGTTCACCGATCGAATCTTCATCGACGATCGCAAAGACGtctgttaaaaatttaaacTTTGACGAAACGGCTACGAAAAATGTTGCTAACAACGAGGATGGtaatttttggaaaaatcgATTCAATAACGTTCGCTCGTCCTTTCAATCGCGGCATTCCAACGAGAAGAATGTCGTCCATCGATCACGCAAGATTCCAAGGGTTACAAACATAGTGCGACACTTTGAGGAATTTAAAATTGGCGGAGAGAACGAGGAACGATCTAAGGAACGTAGCAAACCGAAGGAGAGATACGTTCGCACGGAATTCGGTCAAGAATTCGATATAAGGCAAAACTTTGAGGAATTCAACCTCGATGAATGCGATCTTTCGGATGATCCAAATCGGCCGGAAGCCGATGGTTCGGAACGACTTAGTAACAATCATCTCGTAGTTCCAGTTAGTCAAAATGAAACTAATAACGCACTGACCAAAGACAATAATAATCATCCTACGACTGCTACGAATAATGCGAATACTGGTTATGACAATTTCTTAGAAGCAACGGGTCTGAGCAACAAATCCATATTAACACCTTCGAGATTATTGAGTAATCATAAGAGTATGCTTAAACCTAAGGACGTTAAgtataagaacaaaataaaagctACGGCGATTTTAGAAAAACATAATGCCTCGACGTCTAACactactacgacgacgatgtcgacgacaacgacgacaacgacgacgacgacgacgacgacggcgacggcgacgacgtcgacgtcgatgtcaacgacgacgacgtcgacgacaacgacgaccaCAACGACACATGTCAGACATTGGACTGGTCCATTCGTCTGA